One Halovivax ruber XH-70 genomic region harbors:
- the pyrG gene encoding glutamine hydrolyzing CTP synthase, translating to MPTESETEYDPTLGRKFIFVTGGVMSGLGKGITAASTGRLLKNAGFDVTAVKIDPYLNVDAGTMNPFQHGEVYVLEDGGEVDLDLGNYERFLGTQMTSDHNVTTGKTYQHVIEKERAGDYLGKTVQIIPHITNDIKRRIREAAEGTDVCLVEVGGTVGDIEGMPYLEALRQFAHEEPEENVLFTHVTLVPYSKNGEQKTKPTQHSVKEVRSIGLQPDIIVGRSEDPLQPSVKEKIALFCDIPTEAVFSNPDVEDVYHVPLVVEEEGLDQYVLERLDIADEALPQGERANEWRDIVTTEKTGTIDIALVGKYDLEDAYMSIHESLKHAGFELGVDIETHWVDADEMADKHRDRLREADGVIVPGGFGMRGTEGKIEAVRYARENDVPFLGLCLGFQMAVVEYARNVLGYEDAHSAEMNEDTPHPVIDILPEQYEVENMGGTMRLGEHTTVIEPETLAYDLYGDTSCSERHRHRYEVNPEYFEDFADEPMVFSGTAGNRMEILELDDHPFFFGTQFHPEYSSRPDDPSPPFVGLVEAILEETDVDDRTAGSTDDDTDDRDDAPDTEVTA from the coding sequence ATGCCGACGGAATCGGAAACCGAGTACGATCCCACGCTGGGCCGGAAGTTCATTTTCGTCACGGGCGGCGTGATGTCCGGACTTGGGAAGGGTATCACGGCCGCGAGCACCGGCCGCCTGCTCAAGAACGCCGGATTCGACGTCACCGCCGTGAAGATCGACCCGTATCTGAACGTGGACGCGGGGACGATGAACCCCTTCCAGCACGGGGAAGTGTACGTCCTGGAGGACGGGGGCGAGGTCGACCTCGATCTGGGGAACTACGAGCGGTTCCTCGGGACGCAGATGACCTCGGACCACAACGTCACGACGGGCAAGACCTACCAGCACGTCATCGAGAAGGAACGCGCGGGCGACTACCTGGGCAAGACGGTCCAGATCATCCCCCACATTACGAACGATATCAAGCGCCGCATCCGCGAGGCCGCCGAAGGCACCGACGTCTGTCTCGTCGAGGTCGGCGGCACGGTCGGCGACATCGAGGGGATGCCCTACCTCGAGGCGCTGCGCCAGTTCGCCCACGAGGAACCCGAGGAGAACGTCCTCTTTACGCACGTCACCCTCGTCCCCTACTCGAAGAACGGCGAGCAAAAGACCAAGCCGACCCAGCACTCAGTCAAGGAGGTCCGCTCGATCGGCCTCCAGCCCGACATCATCGTCGGCCGGAGCGAGGATCCGCTCCAGCCGTCGGTGAAGGAGAAGATCGCCCTGTTCTGTGACATCCCAACCGAGGCCGTCTTCTCGAACCCCGATGTCGAGGACGTCTACCACGTCCCCCTCGTCGTCGAGGAGGAAGGACTCGACCAGTACGTCCTCGAGCGACTCGACATCGCGGACGAAGCGCTCCCGCAGGGCGAGCGCGCGAACGAGTGGCGCGACATCGTCACCACGGAGAAGACCGGCACGATCGACATCGCGCTCGTCGGCAAGTACGACCTCGAAGACGCCTACATGTCGATCCACGAGTCGCTGAAACACGCCGGCTTCGAACTCGGCGTCGACATCGAGACCCACTGGGTCGACGCCGACGAGATGGCCGACAAACACCGCGATCGACTGCGCGAGGCCGACGGCGTCATCGTCCCCGGCGGCTTCGGCATGCGCGGCACCGAGGGCAAGATCGAGGCCGTCAGGTACGCCCGCGAGAACGACGTCCCGTTCCTCGGACTCTGTCTGGGCTTCCAGATGGCCGTCGTCGAGTACGCGCGCAACGTCCTGGGCTACGAGGACGCCCACTCCGCGGAGATGAACGAAGACACGCCACACCCGGTCATCGACATCCTGCCCGAGCAGTACGAGGTCGAGAACATGGGCGGCACGATGCGCCTGGGCGAGCACACGACGGTTATCGAACCCGAAACGCTCGCCTACGACCTCTACGGCGACACCTCCTGCTCCGAACGCCACCGCCACCGCTACGAGGTCAACCCCGAGTACTTCGAGGACTTCGCGGACGAACCGATGGTCTTCTCCGGCACCGCTGGCAACCGGATGGAGATCCTCGAACTCGACGATCACCCGTTCTTCTTCGGGACGCAGTTCCACCCCGAGTACAGTTCACGACCCGACGACCCGAGCCCGCCGTTCGTCGGCCTCGTCGAGGCGATTCTCGAGGAGACCGACGTCGACGACCGGACAGCCGGTTCGACGGACGACGATACAGACGATCGAGACGACGCCCCCGACACGGAGGTGACCGCCTGA
- a CDS encoding PadR family transcriptional regulator, with translation MDQLTGFQRDLLYVITGMDRPSGQDILDDINDYVEQPVTHGRLYPNLDALVEEDLVEKGQLDRRTNYYALTPKGKRELEHRQEWVERYVEH, from the coding sequence ATGGATCAGCTCACCGGCTTCCAGCGAGACCTCCTGTACGTCATTACGGGGATGGACCGACCGTCCGGGCAGGACATCCTGGACGACATCAACGACTACGTCGAACAGCCAGTCACTCACGGCCGACTGTACCCGAACTTGGACGCCCTCGTGGAAGAGGACCTCGTCGAGAAGGGACAGTTAGACCGACGGACGAACTACTACGCGTTGACACCGAAAGGAAAACGTGAACTCGAGCATCGCCAGGAGTGGGTCGAACGGTACGTGGAGCACTGA
- a CDS encoding IS200/IS605 family transposon protein TnpB, which produces MKRANQFNVRPRFTEEREVFKRWLDASASLWNETNYARRQAFLSGSNESVWDAETGALGGKYKAALSSSVAQQIIRKNSESWRSFLSLNEKYHAGKLDEKPSPPGYWGNEDDGRVLRTYVRNDQYTIELGERSRLEVPIGSELKDELGLNRNQRLRVEVSGDPKWSGEQGRLELVYDELADTFRAFQPVTVDDSQLDSPLASHEAALDVGANNLVACTVSTGSQYLYKGRGQFERFRETTHRIAELQSRLEGQRKTSKRIDCLYRKRTSRRNHAQDSLVRDLVERLYDEGVSTLYVGDIKGVLSTHWSARVNEKTHNFWAYRRFINRLECVCEEYGITVEEESEVWTSQECPECGERDDTVRHEDTLTCPCGFEGHADLVASKSFLRRQTTAVGSMARPVYLKWNNHDWREHHSPPSLVETTANEAYTNQSTTVHGGNIALGDSDD; this is translated from the coding sequence ATGAAGCGAGCCAACCAGTTCAACGTTCGCCCCCGCTTCACGGAAGAGCGTGAGGTGTTCAAACGCTGGTTGGACGCTTCTGCCAGTCTCTGGAACGAGACCAACTACGCTCGCCGCCAAGCCTTCCTCTCAGGCAGCAATGAGAGCGTCTGGGACGCTGAGACAGGCGCACTCGGAGGCAAATACAAAGCCGCCCTCAGCAGCTCCGTCGCCCAGCAAATCATCCGCAAGAACTCGGAATCGTGGCGGTCGTTCCTCAGCCTCAACGAGAAGTACCACGCTGGGAAACTCGATGAGAAACCCAGCCCACCAGGATACTGGGGCAACGAAGACGACGGACGGGTACTTCGCACGTACGTCCGCAACGACCAGTACACCATCGAACTCGGGGAACGGTCCCGACTCGAAGTCCCGATTGGCTCCGAACTCAAAGACGAACTCGGCTTGAACCGGAATCAGCGTCTCCGTGTTGAGGTGTCGGGTGACCCGAAGTGGAGCGGCGAGCAGGGCCGATTAGAACTCGTGTACGACGAACTCGCAGATACATTCAGGGCTTTTCAACCAGTCACTGTTGATGATTCTCAACTGGATTCACCACTGGCTTCCCACGAAGCCGCTCTGGACGTAGGTGCGAACAACCTCGTCGCCTGCACGGTTTCGACAGGGTCTCAATACCTATACAAAGGGCGCGGGCAATTCGAGCGGTTCCGCGAAACGACGCACCGAATCGCAGAACTGCAATCACGCCTCGAAGGCCAACGGAAGACCAGTAAGCGTATCGACTGTTTGTACCGTAAGCGCACGAGTCGTCGAAACCACGCGCAGGACAGCCTTGTCCGAGACCTCGTGGAGCGACTCTACGACGAGGGTGTCTCCACGCTGTACGTAGGTGATATCAAAGGTGTCTTATCGACGCATTGGTCGGCTCGTGTGAACGAGAAGACGCATAACTTCTGGGCGTATCGACGGTTCATCAACCGCCTCGAATGCGTGTGCGAAGAATATGGTATCACGGTTGAGGAGGAATCCGAGGTGTGGACGAGTCAGGAATGTCCTGAATGCGGTGAACGTGATGACACGGTTCGTCATGAGGATACGCTGACGTGTCCGTGTGGGTTCGAGGGGCACGCTGATTTGGTAGCGTCCAAATCGTTCTTGAGACGGCAGACCACTGCAGTCGGGTCGATGGCACGGCCCGTGTACCTCAAGTGGAACAATCACGATTGGCGGGAACACCACAGCCCGCCCTCCCTCGTGGAGACAACAGCCAACGAGGCGTACACAAACCAGAGTACCACTGTTCACGGTGGGAATATCGCTCTCGGGGACTCAGACGACTGA
- a CDS encoding universal stress protein translates to MNRGLVAVSDTDRHRELLRSAGEFAAGADAELILFSTLSYDEYEDGKDAMKGFEQIEGTDYGIDTFRNQLEQRIESLANQVLDDLDVEYRIVPRIVDDRSEADEILDAAEETESDHIFIVGQKRSPTGKALFGDVAQSVILGFDGRVTVDLE, encoded by the coding sequence ATGAACCGAGGGTTAGTGGCCGTCAGCGACACGGACCGGCACCGGGAACTGCTCCGATCGGCGGGTGAGTTCGCCGCCGGCGCGGACGCGGAACTGATTCTGTTCTCGACGCTCAGCTACGACGAGTACGAGGACGGGAAAGACGCGATGAAAGGCTTCGAACAGATCGAAGGGACGGATTACGGGATCGATACGTTCCGTAACCAGCTCGAACAGCGGATCGAATCGCTGGCGAACCAGGTCCTCGACGATCTCGACGTCGAGTACCGCATCGTCCCCCGTATCGTCGACGATCGGTCGGAGGCCGACGAGATCTTAGACGCCGCCGAGGAGACCGAGTCGGACCACATCTTCATCGTCGGACAGAAACGGTCGCCGACTGGCAAAGCACTGTTCGGCGACGTCGCACAGTCGGTGATCCTCGGCTTCGACGGCCGGGTCACCGTCGATCTGGAGTAA
- a CDS encoding PstS family phosphate ABC transporter substrate-binding protein, with product MSDDRFGRFTGGVSRRNFIAAAGAVGAVSVAGCSETEGDEGEGDLSGNIRISGSSTVYPVATAVGELFKEEQPEVTIDLSKDGSSGGFENVFIPGDADINNASRAIKEEEIQACQDNGFEPVEFEVAKDALTVVVNNDNEFIDSLTYDELEAIWTPDDTPETWADVNADWPDEEIELFGPASTSGTFDYFTETILGEAGRIRSDFTGTEEDDQIAEGVQGNEFALGYLPFAYYMNNPDETVAVPLAATESEDPVEPSLDAASTGEYALARPLFFYANSEKVAEKEHLQEFIRFYIDKTTDKKLMAERIGYVQSSEDRATENIEKLEEYL from the coding sequence ATGTCCGACGACAGATTCGGGCGGTTCACTGGTGGTGTATCGCGGCGGAACTTCATCGCGGCAGCAGGTGCGGTCGGCGCCGTGTCGGTTGCAGGCTGTTCGGAAACCGAGGGGGACGAAGGCGAGGGCGACCTTTCCGGCAACATCCGAATCTCCGGAAGCAGTACGGTCTATCCCGTGGCGACGGCAGTTGGCGAGCTGTTCAAAGAAGAGCAGCCGGAGGTCACGATTGACCTCAGCAAGGACGGGAGTTCCGGCGGCTTCGAGAACGTGTTCATCCCCGGCGACGCGGACATAAACAATGCGAGTCGAGCCATTAAAGAGGAAGAGATCCAGGCGTGTCAGGACAACGGTTTCGAACCCGTCGAGTTCGAAGTCGCCAAGGACGCCCTGACCGTCGTCGTCAATAACGACAACGAGTTCATCGACTCACTGACCTACGACGAACTCGAGGCCATCTGGACGCCCGACGACACACCCGAGACGTGGGCCGACGTCAACGCCGACTGGCCCGACGAGGAAATCGAACTGTTCGGCCCGGCATCGACGTCGGGGACGTTCGACTACTTCACCGAGACGATTCTCGGCGAAGCCGGCCGGATTCGCTCCGACTTTACCGGCACCGAGGAGGACGACCAGATTGCGGAGGGCGTCCAGGGCAACGAGTTCGCACTTGGCTATCTGCCGTTCGCCTACTACATGAACAACCCCGACGAGACGGTCGCCGTGCCGCTGGCCGCCACCGAGAGCGAGGACCCCGTCGAGCCGAGCCTCGATGCGGCGTCGACCGGCGAGTACGCGCTCGCCCGCCCGCTGTTCTTCTACGCTAACAGCGAGAAGGTCGCCGAGAAGGAGCACCTTCAGGAGTTCATCCGGTTCTACATCGACAAGACGACGGACAAGAAACTGATGGCGGAACGCATCGGCTACGTCCAATCCTCCGAAGATCGCGCCACGGAGAACATCGAGAAACTGGAAGAGTATCTCTGA
- a CDS encoding NUDIX hydrolase codes for MPEPPRRWETRDESVAYSCPGFDVITQTVRLPDGTETDFDYLSEPPSVAILPFTPDGAVVTTQEWRQAVERWVTGVPVGGVESSDADLSAAAHRELAEETGYEAETIDPLCTVEPANGLADSLLHLFVARDCRQTGDQSLDHDETIRVRERPYDDLKRAVLDGEIRDGRPVLAVSYYELAGPAD; via the coding sequence ATGCCCGAGCCGCCGCGTCGGTGGGAAACTCGCGACGAATCGGTAGCGTACTCCTGTCCCGGCTTCGACGTGATTACGCAGACCGTTCGCCTGCCCGACGGCACCGAAACCGACTTCGACTACCTCTCGGAGCCGCCCAGTGTGGCGATTTTGCCGTTCACTCCCGACGGCGCCGTGGTGACGACCCAGGAGTGGCGCCAGGCCGTCGAGCGGTGGGTCACCGGCGTGCCGGTCGGTGGCGTCGAATCGAGCGACGCCGATCTGTCTGCGGCCGCCCACCGCGAACTCGCCGAGGAGACCGGGTACGAGGCCGAGACGATCGACCCGCTCTGTACCGTCGAACCGGCGAACGGCCTCGCCGACAGCCTCCTGCACCTGTTCGTCGCCCGGGACTGTCGACAGACCGGCGACCAGTCCCTCGATCACGACGAGACGATCCGCGTCCGTGAGCGCCCGTACGACGACCTCAAACGGGCCGTCCTCGACGGCGAGATTCGCGACGGGCGCCCGGTTCTCGCCGTTTCGTACTACGAACTGGCGGGGCCTGCAGACTGA
- the tgtA gene encoding tRNA guanosine(15) transglycosylase TgtA, which yields MGERFELQTADAAGRIGELTVPRAGVTVETPTLLPVINPHLDTIAPRRLADEFGAEALITNAYIFHGSEDYRERALDEGLHDLLDFPGAIMTDSGSFQLAEYGEIDVTTEEILDFQFDIGSDIATPVDIPTEPGVSRETAETELETTQERLELAASIDTGDMLVSAPVQGSTHPDLRERAGAHAAETGLDVFPIGAVVPLLNEYRYADVVDAVAAAKRGLGPAAPVHLFGAGHPMMFALAAALGCDLFDSAAYAIYARDDRYLTVRGTRHLDDLDHLPCSCPICVDHGAAGLRDLPDDRRETALAAHNLHVSFAEIRRIKAAIREGSLLELVDERARSHPAMLDGYRALLDHADQLEREDPSSKGTFFATSAESARRPEVVRHHDRLDRLSVPDALFLTEGPDPPSDEYDDVWRVVPPFGPVPSALSRTYPLTAEVPTRPDRAALEAAARGVSRLVCAHPETTFGLAHRGWPPAILESLPDELALFDGES from the coding sequence ATGGGTGAGCGCTTCGAACTTCAGACTGCGGACGCCGCCGGCCGGATCGGCGAACTCACGGTACCCCGGGCCGGGGTCACGGTCGAGACGCCGACGCTGTTGCCGGTGATCAACCCGCACCTGGACACGATCGCGCCGCGTCGGCTCGCCGACGAGTTCGGTGCCGAGGCGCTCATCACGAACGCCTACATCTTCCACGGCTCCGAGGACTACCGCGAGCGCGCGTTAGACGAGGGGCTCCACGACCTGCTCGACTTCCCGGGGGCGATCATGACCGACTCCGGCTCGTTCCAGCTGGCGGAGTACGGTGAGATCGACGTCACTACCGAGGAGATCCTCGACTTCCAGTTCGACATCGGCTCGGACATCGCGACGCCGGTCGACATCCCGACCGAGCCCGGCGTCTCCCGCGAGACGGCCGAAACCGAACTCGAGACCACGCAGGAGCGCCTCGAACTCGCGGCCTCGATCGACACCGGCGACATGCTCGTCTCCGCCCCGGTTCAGGGGTCGACCCACCCCGACCTCCGGGAGCGGGCGGGCGCACACGCCGCCGAAACCGGCCTCGACGTCTTCCCGATCGGTGCGGTCGTCCCGTTGCTGAACGAGTACCGCTACGCCGACGTCGTCGACGCGGTCGCGGCGGCGAAACGCGGCCTCGGCCCCGCCGCGCCGGTCCACCTCTTCGGCGCCGGCCATCCGATGATGTTCGCCCTCGCCGCGGCGCTCGGTTGCGACCTGTTCGATTCGGCGGCCTACGCGATCTACGCGCGCGACGACCGCTACCTCACCGTCCGCGGCACCCGCCATCTCGACGATCTCGACCACCTGCCCTGTTCCTGTCCGATCTGCGTCGATCACGGCGCCGCGGGCCTGCGTGATCTGCCAGACGACCGCCGCGAGACGGCGCTCGCGGCGCACAACCTCCACGTCAGCTTCGCCGAGATCAGACGCATCAAGGCGGCGATCCGCGAGGGGTCGCTGCTCGAACTCGTCGACGAGCGCGCCCGCAGCCACCCGGCCATGCTCGACGGCTACCGTGCCCTGTTAGACCACGCCGATCAGCTCGAACGCGAGGATCCGTCCTCGAAGGGCACGTTCTTCGCCACCTCCGCCGAGAGCGCTCGCCGGCCGGAGGTCGTCCGTCACCACGACCGGCTCGATCGGCTGTCGGTCCCGGACGCACTGTTCCTCACGGAGGGCCCCGATCCGCCGTCGGACGAGTACGACGACGTCTGGCGCGTCGTCCCGCCGTTCGGCCCGGTACCGAGTGCGCTCTCGCGGACCTATCCGCTCACCGCGGAGGTACCGACGCGACCCGATCGCGCGGCGCTCGAAGCGGCAGCGAGGGGCGTCTCTCGACTCGTCTGTGCCCACCCAGAGACGACGTTCGGCCTCGCCCACCGTGGTTGGCCGCCGGCGATCCTCGAATCGCTGCCCGACGAACTGGCCCTGTTCGACGGCGAGTCTTGA
- the pstC gene encoding phosphate ABC transporter permease subunit PstC produces the protein MGNEIHVLQREGIAVQKERLYRYLLTGCALLTLGVTLGIVLALLFETITFFTEVSLIEYLTGTDWSPMIGEQSYGVLPLISGTLTVTIVSAMIALPIGLAIAIYLSEYATQRVRSVLKPALEILAGIPTVIYGYFALVYLTPILDKPLPLTIPILPSWLPVVPEFSVTMPSLGTFNALSASVVVGVMIIPMVSSISEDALSAVPDSLRNAAYGLGSTKFDVSTKVVVPAATSGIISSYVLAISRAIGETMAVTIAMGTSPRMPSFPNLLDNLAQGGQPITAAMVEIANAENRGGVLFESMFALGLTLFVMTLVMNVLAEFVRRRYREVYD, from the coding sequence ATGGGTAACGAAATACACGTTCTACAGCGCGAGGGGATTGCGGTCCAGAAGGAGCGCCTCTACCGATACCTTTTGACCGGGTGTGCGCTCTTGACGCTGGGGGTGACACTGGGTATCGTCCTCGCGCTGTTGTTCGAGACGATTACGTTCTTTACGGAGGTATCGCTGATCGAGTATCTGACCGGCACTGACTGGAGCCCCATGATCGGGGAGCAGTCCTACGGTGTGTTGCCGCTGATCAGCGGCACGCTCACGGTGACGATCGTCTCCGCGATGATCGCGCTGCCGATCGGGCTCGCCATCGCCATCTACCTCAGCGAGTACGCGACACAGCGCGTTAGATCGGTGTTGAAACCGGCACTCGAAATCCTGGCCGGGATTCCGACCGTCATCTACGGCTACTTCGCGCTCGTGTACCTGACCCCGATCCTGGACAAACCGTTGCCGCTGACGATCCCGATACTACCATCGTGGCTTCCGGTAGTACCGGAGTTCTCGGTCACCATGCCGTCACTAGGGACGTTCAACGCGTTGTCGGCGTCGGTGGTCGTCGGTGTCATGATCATCCCGATGGTCTCCTCGATCAGCGAGGATGCACTGAGCGCAGTCCCGGATAGCCTCCGGAACGCAGCCTACGGGCTCGGGTCGACGAAGTTCGACGTTTCGACGAAAGTGGTCGTGCCCGCAGCCACGTCGGGGATCATCTCATCGTACGTGCTCGCCATCTCGCGGGCCATCGGTGAGACGATGGCGGTCACCATCGCCATGGGAACGAGTCCGCGCATGCCGTCGTTCCCGAACCTCCTCGACAACCTCGCACAGGGCGGCCAGCCGATCACGGCGGCAATGGTCGAGATCGCGAACGCCGAGAATCGCGGCGGCGTCCTGTTCGAGTCGATGTTCGCGCTCGGGCTGACGCTGTTCGTGATGACGCTCGTGATGAACGTCCTCGCCGAGTTCGTGCGGCGACGCTATCGGGAGGTGTACGACTGA
- the arcS gene encoding archaeosine synthase subunit alpha, translating into MTEYFEIHERDGPARLGEFRLADPRQTPALVDDILVDGGSEWVADRDRPDGDPSALTVLPHRAFPGGTAAEVRDSFAPATSAVDYPSAAVISSESPVDYGADAYVLSDAQSIRGHGAAFADAVVDVRETVATDAAVILSGVATPRNVAVLASAGVDGVDAARATAEGTRGRYLTTEGDYPLDELDELPCACPACQGPRDAFTRADCVDHNRNALAAELATVRQRIRSGRLRDYIEGQARHDQWLTAAMRELDDQWAYVEERAPILREAEIAATTSDTLRRTEIQRYADRVTSRYRNRFKNPLVLVPCSARKPYSESQSHGQFHDVIRWRAHLVSMTSPIGVVPQELETTYPAQHYDTVVTGRWSAEEIDFVASILRRYLERNEYSKIVAHVPDEGYRDVVERVETELDLGDRVTYTVPEGGHPTDDESLSNLADALDGELKYSKREREHNTVRAIADYLLGDGAGDALFADVDLQTTSRYPKIQVRDGEETQLATMVPQYGTLSFTLDGARLWADSDAPTKRVEIDGFVPHGSVLAPGIVDADEEIRVGDEVIVEGPKAFAVGRAEMFGREMAESTRGEAVAVRHVEEL; encoded by the coding sequence ATGACCGAGTACTTCGAGATTCACGAGCGCGACGGGCCGGCGCGCCTCGGCGAGTTTCGCCTCGCCGACCCGCGTCAGACCCCGGCGCTCGTCGACGATATCCTGGTCGACGGCGGCTCCGAGTGGGTCGCCGACCGCGACCGGCCCGACGGCGATCCGTCGGCGCTCACCGTCCTTCCGCACCGGGCGTTCCCGGGCGGCACCGCAGCCGAGGTCCGCGATTCGTTCGCGCCAGCGACTTCTGCCGTCGACTATCCGAGCGCGGCCGTGATCTCGAGCGAGTCGCCCGTCGACTACGGCGCCGACGCGTACGTCCTCTCCGACGCCCAGTCGATCCGGGGTCACGGCGCCGCGTTCGCCGATGCCGTCGTCGACGTCCGTGAGACGGTCGCGACGGACGCGGCCGTGATCCTCTCCGGTGTCGCGACGCCGCGAAACGTCGCCGTGCTCGCCTCCGCCGGCGTCGACGGGGTCGATGCGGCACGTGCGACCGCCGAGGGAACTCGTGGGCGCTACCTGACGACCGAGGGCGACTACCCGCTCGACGAACTCGACGAACTCCCCTGTGCCTGTCCGGCCTGCCAGGGGCCGCGAGACGCGTTCACGCGTGCGGACTGTGTCGACCACAACCGGAACGCCCTCGCCGCGGAACTCGCGACCGTTCGCCAGCGCATCCGATCGGGCCGGCTGCGGGACTACATCGAGGGGCAAGCCCGCCACGATCAGTGGCTCACGGCCGCGATGCGCGAGCTCGACGACCAGTGGGCCTACGTCGAGGAGCGCGCGCCGATCCTCCGGGAGGCCGAGATCGCGGCAACGACGAGCGACACGCTCCGACGTACCGAGATCCAGCGCTACGCCGACCGGGTGACGAGCCGATACCGGAACCGATTCAAGAATCCGCTCGTCCTCGTCCCCTGCTCGGCCAGAAAGCCCTACAGCGAATCACAGAGCCACGGCCAGTTCCACGACGTCATCCGGTGGCGCGCCCACCTCGTCTCGATGACGAGTCCGATCGGCGTCGTCCCGCAGGAACTCGAGACGACCTATCCGGCCCAACACTACGACACCGTCGTCACCGGCCGCTGGAGCGCCGAGGAGATCGACTTCGTCGCCAGCATCCTCCGTCGCTATCTGGAACGCAACGAGTACTCGAAGATCGTTGCCCACGTCCCCGACGAGGGCTATCGCGACGTCGTCGAGCGCGTCGAGACCGAACTCGACCTCGGCGATCGCGTCACCTACACCGTCCCCGAGGGCGGCCATCCGACGGACGACGAATCACTTTCGAATCTCGCCGATGCGCTCGACGGCGAGCTCAAATACTCGAAGCGCGAGCGCGAACACAACACCGTTCGCGCCATCGCCGACTACCTGCTCGGTGACGGGGCCGGCGACGCCCTCTTCGCGGACGTCGACCTGCAGACGACGAGCCGCTACCCCAAGATCCAGGTGCGCGACGGCGAGGAGACGCAACTCGCGACGATGGTTCCCCAGTACGGGACGCTCTCCTTCACGCTCGACGGCGCTCGCCTGTGGGCCGACAGCGACGCACCCACGAAGCGGGTCGAGATCGACGGCTTCGTTCCGCACGGCAGCGTCCTCGCGCCGGGCATCGTCGACGCCGACGAGGAGATCCGTGTCGGTGACGAGGTGATCGTCGAAGGTCCGAAGGCGTTCGCCGTCGGTCGCGCGGAGATGTTTGGCCGCGAGATGGCCGAGAGTACGCGCGGCGAAGCCGTGGCGGTCCGTCACGTCGAGGAGTTGTAA
- a CDS encoding RNA-binding protein, contains TRAM domain: MDEGVATVREVVGAGIEAALEKPMVAGGAIGAVVLVIVGFVAIRRLRRWWRVRRDVRRSRTSHERAQDREPPVSVGDEYTVGVQEFSHHHSGERHAVAKVEGFVVFVTDVPSDVDPADTIRISILSFNRGKTSATAAFQGRA, encoded by the coding sequence ATGGACGAAGGGGTCGCAACGGTTCGCGAGGTCGTCGGGGCCGGTATCGAGGCCGCGCTCGAGAAACCGATGGTAGCCGGTGGCGCGATCGGCGCGGTCGTACTGGTGATCGTCGGGTTCGTGGCCATCCGCCGCCTTCGACGTTGGTGGCGCGTCCGGCGCGACGTCCGCCGTTCTCGGACGAGTCACGAGCGTGCGCAGGACCGCGAGCCACCGGTGTCGGTCGGCGATGAGTACACCGTCGGCGTTCAGGAGTTCTCCCACCACCACTCTGGCGAGCGCCACGCGGTCGCGAAAGTCGAGGGGTTCGTCGTGTTCGTCACGGACGTCCCGTCGGACGTCGATCCGGCGGACACGATTCGCATCTCGATTCTCTCGTTCAATCGTGGGAAGACCTCTGCGACGGCCGCGTTTCAGGGCCGGGCGTAG